One Nitrospirae bacterium CG2_30_53_67 genomic window, TGAGGAAGTCTCTTGGCTTATAATGTTGTTTACAAGAAATCGGTACACCGTGATTTAAAGAAAGTATCCCGGTCCGGAGCAGGACACATACTCTCCAAGATTGAAACCGAACTTTCAAAAAAAGCGGACAAGTATCCGGTTTTGAAGGGACAATTTGCGGGTCTTCGAAAGTATCGTATCGGAGACTACAGGGTGATCTACGCAATCGTTGGCCAAGACGTTCTTATTCTCAGAATCGGCCATCGGAGAGACGTGTATAAAAAAGAAATCTGAGAATTATCAAGACTCCATATCCGTATTTTCAAATAGCCCGGCCCCCCTCTTCATTATCTTCGAAACTTTCA contains:
- a CDS encoding addiction module toxin RelE: MAYNVVYKKSVHRDLKKVSRSGAGHILSKIETELSKKADKYPVLKGQFAGLRKYRIGDYRVIYAIVGQDVLILRIGHRRDVYKKEI